A stretch of [Clostridium] scindens DNA encodes these proteins:
- a CDS encoding YihY/virulence factor BrkB family protein, whose product MKRLKEIYQKILNMTADVTEDHVGAYAAQSAYFFMLCMIPIILLLITMVQYTPVTKADVMTAVIQVFPTSVDSMITSIVNQVYNQSSGIIPITVVVALWSAGKGVLAMTSGLNCVYKCNETRNYIFLRIRATIYTVMFILVIIFLLVLSVFGNTLNIFIAAHVPILKNLADRLIAMRTIITPIVLMIFCLLIYKFLPNRKDKLRKQLPGAVFAAIGWMIVSWIFSVYVDIFKGFSDMYGSLTTIVLIMLWMYFCMYCILLGGELNMMMYDKMFTGKGREKL is encoded by the coding sequence ATGAAAAGATTAAAAGAGATATATCAGAAGATCCTAAATATGACTGCTGATGTTACGGAAGATCACGTAGGGGCGTATGCGGCACAGTCCGCATACTTCTTTATGCTGTGCATGATTCCGATCATTCTGCTTCTGATTACCATGGTGCAGTATACCCCGGTAACCAAGGCGGATGTCATGACCGCCGTGATCCAGGTGTTTCCTACCTCCGTGGATTCTATGATTACTTCGATTGTGAACCAGGTGTACAACCAATCTTCCGGAATCATTCCGATTACAGTAGTAGTAGCATTGTGGTCCGCTGGAAAAGGCGTTCTTGCGATGACCTCCGGGCTGAACTGCGTGTATAAATGTAATGAGACACGTAATTATATATTTTTGAGAATCAGGGCAACCATCTATACGGTGATGTTCATACTTGTAATCATATTTCTGCTGGTACTATCCGTATTTGGTAATACGCTGAATATATTCATTGCGGCACATGTACCTATTCTTAAGAATCTGGCGGATAGATTGATCGCGATGCGTACCATCATCACCCCCATTGTATTGATGATCTTCTGCCTTCTGATTTATAAATTCCTGCCAAACAGGAAGGACAAGCTGCGCAAGCAGCTGCCAGGGGCGGTATTTGCGGCTATTGGATGGATGATCGTATCCTGGATATTTTCTGTATATGTAGATATATTCAAAGGGTTTTCCGATATGTATGGAAGTCTTACCACTATCGTGCTCATCATGCTGTGGATGTATTTCTGCATGTACTGCATATTGCTTGGCGGGGAACTGAATATGATGATGTATGATAAGATGTTTACCGGGAAAGGCAGGGAAAAGTTGTAA
- a CDS encoding SpoIID/LytB domain-containing protein: MNQDKWSRNRRNRYNWNKSSRNKYRWNRLLCSVSRWTRGRSLYYGLAIAASLLIISGLLSSLSSREEEKVKKQPDTSRQHAEEGQEPQLTENPNIRVLIMTTGHAGIVHPGVEVSSPAGLVLSFGEEQQEIEPGQKAAFAPDDERFAKGNLRIQAKDGGEVTLDSIERGYGVPSYAGTLELRTTAEGIVIINELPVETYLCKVVPSEMPASYELEALKAQAVCARSYAYQQMAEYGYPEYEAHVNDSTDYQVYGNSQAQEASSQAVSETQGQVARFNGQIVTTYYYSTSCGKTTSLEAWGTEANEQNQYLQTVEVKDEEGDYERELPWYRWEARIPVQTLSNLVGLNTATDVGMLQNVEVTRTGPGGVALQICATGDKGSVTVDTENKIRRALGGSGYEIQKQDGNTVASSALLPSAFFTIGKEGDTFVIKGGGYGHGIGMSQNGANEMAKKGKTYIDILTLFFPGITVE; this comes from the coding sequence TTGAATCAAGACAAGTGGAGCCGAAATAGACGGAACCGGTATAATTGGAATAAGAGCAGCAGGAATAAGTATAGATGGAACAGGCTGCTATGCAGCGTAAGCAGATGGACAAGGGGAAGAAGCTTATACTATGGACTGGCTATAGCGGCCAGCCTGCTGATTATCAGCGGCCTGCTCTCTTCCTTGTCCTCGCGGGAAGAAGAAAAGGTGAAAAAGCAGCCGGATACATCCAGGCAGCATGCGGAAGAGGGACAAGAACCGCAATTGACGGAGAATCCCAACATTCGCGTGCTTATTATGACTACCGGACATGCAGGAATAGTGCATCCGGGCGTGGAAGTGTCGTCTCCAGCAGGCCTGGTTCTGTCTTTCGGTGAGGAGCAGCAGGAGATCGAGCCAGGCCAGAAGGCGGCATTTGCGCCGGATGACGAGCGGTTTGCCAAAGGCAATCTTCGCATACAGGCAAAAGATGGAGGGGAAGTTACGCTGGACAGCATTGAGAGAGGATATGGCGTGCCTTCCTATGCCGGGACGCTGGAACTTCGGACTACGGCGGAAGGTATTGTCATCATCAATGAACTTCCGGTTGAAACGTACCTGTGCAAGGTCGTGCCCAGCGAGATGCCGGCATCCTATGAATTGGAAGCGCTGAAAGCGCAGGCAGTCTGCGCAAGAAGTTATGCCTATCAGCAGATGGCAGAGTATGGATACCCGGAATACGAAGCGCACGTAAACGACAGCACGGATTACCAGGTATATGGCAATTCCCAGGCTCAGGAGGCGTCAAGCCAGGCTGTGAGTGAGACGCAGGGGCAGGTGGCAAGATTCAACGGTCAGATCGTGACCACCTACTATTATTCCACTTCCTGTGGAAAAACGACAAGCTTGGAGGCCTGGGGAACGGAAGCGAATGAGCAGAACCAGTATCTTCAGACCGTTGAGGTAAAGGACGAAGAGGGTGACTATGAAAGAGAACTGCCATGGTACCGGTGGGAGGCCAGAATACCAGTACAGACTCTCTCCAACCTGGTAGGCCTTAATACCGCAACCGATGTAGGCATGCTGCAAAACGTAGAGGTGACCAGGACAGGGCCGGGAGGCGTTGCGCTTCAGATCTGCGCCACCGGAGATAAGGGGAGCGTAACGGTGGACACAGAGAATAAGATCCGCAGGGCATTAGGAGGCAGCGGCTATGAGATTCAGAAGCAGGATGGAAACACCGTGGCGAGTTCCGCGCTTCTGCCCAGCGCATTCTTTACTATAGGGAAAGAGGGGGATACATTTGTTATAAAAGGCGGCGGATATGGGCATGGTATAGGCATGAGCCAGAATGGCGCCAATGAGATGGCCAAAAAAGGCAAGACCTACATAGATATACTTACCCTTTTCTTCCCGGGCATTACCGTAGAATAA
- a CDS encoding phosphoenolpyruvate carboxykinase (ATP), with protein sequence MATKAYYPIEEIGKGKPGFSKTRSIIEAAFYGNNVVPVNTLKEAYNLAKNSPGTVVTDMPVYRGEEFGLDADAKVLLFNDGAITGRYATARRIAGEPGVDCDALDKVAMDAIYTSRFKKMYHATVYAGLDPEFMVKAHLLIPEGEENIMYNWMLNFQYMSDEYVKMYKESKAVGDGKEPDIYIFSDPQWIPKEAPGVSFDCLSDPAKKTLCYFNTETNCACILGMRYFGEHKKGTLTMVWAIANRNGYASCHGGQKEYLLPDGSSYVASVYGLSGSGKSTLTHAKHGGKYEIKVLHDDAFIINTDTCASIAIEPTYFDKTADYPTGCEDNKYLLTAQNCSATLDEDGKIQLVTEDIRNGNGRAIKSKLWSPNRVDKIDAPVNAIFWIMKDPTIPPVVKLKGASLASVMGATLATKRSSAERLAPGVDPNKLVVVPYANPFRTYPLANDYEKFKKLVEEKNVDCYIVNTGDFMGKKVQPKDTLGILEAIVEKKADFHKWGPFSDIEILDWEGFIPDMNDPEYVTQLKARMNDRVNEIKAFETAKEGYDKLPDDALAAIQKVVDELN encoded by the coding sequence ATGGCAACAAAAGCGTATTATCCAATTGAAGAAATAGGAAAAGGCAAGCCGGGATTCTCAAAGACAAGATCTATTATCGAAGCAGCATTTTATGGAAATAATGTTGTACCGGTTAACACATTAAAAGAGGCATATAATCTGGCAAAGAATTCACCAGGAACCGTAGTTACAGACATGCCTGTATATAGAGGAGAAGAATTTGGCCTTGATGCTGATGCAAAGGTTCTTTTATTCAATGATGGAGCAATTACAGGCCGTTACGCTACCGCCCGCCGTATCGCTGGCGAGCCGGGAGTAGACTGTGACGCGCTGGATAAAGTTGCTATGGATGCAATCTATACATCCCGCTTTAAGAAGATGTATCATGCAACCGTATATGCAGGACTGGATCCGGAATTCATGGTAAAAGCGCACCTCCTGATTCCAGAAGGCGAAGAGAACATCATGTATAACTGGATGCTGAACTTCCAGTATATGTCTGATGAATATGTAAAGATGTATAAGGAGTCAAAGGCGGTTGGCGATGGCAAAGAGCCAGACATCTATATCTTCTCTGATCCTCAGTGGATACCAAAGGAAGCGCCTGGCGTCAGCTTCGATTGCTTAAGCGATCCTGCAAAGAAGACTCTGTGCTATTTTAACACAGAGACTAACTGCGCATGCATCCTTGGCATGAGATACTTCGGAGAGCATAAGAAAGGAACCCTTACCATGGTTTGGGCAATTGCAAACCGTAATGGATATGCGTCCTGCCATGGCGGACAGAAAGAATACTTACTTCCGGACGGAAGCAGTTATGTTGCATCTGTATATGGATTGTCAGGATCCGGAAAATCAACGCTTACACATGCGAAGCATGGTGGTAAATATGAGATCAAGGTGCTTCACGACGATGCGTTCATTATCAATACGGATACATGCGCATCCATCGCGATCGAGCCTACCTATTTTGATAAGACAGCGGACTATCCGACAGGATGCGAGGACAATAAATATCTTCTGACCGCTCAGAACTGCTCTGCTACATTGGATGAGGATGGAAAGATCCAGCTGGTAACGGAAGATATTAGAAATGGCAACGGACGTGCGATCAAGTCCAAATTGTGGTCTCCAAACCGCGTTGATAAGATTGATGCTCCGGTTAACGCTATCTTCTGGATTATGAAAGATCCAACGATCCCGCCGGTAGTAAAACTCAAAGGCGCTTCTCTGGCATCCGTAATGGGAGCTACTCTTGCAACGAAGAGATCCTCCGCAGAGAGACTTGCTCCTGGCGTAGATCCTAACAAGCTGGTCGTTGTGCCATATGCGAACCCATTCAGAACCTATCCTCTGGCAAACGATTATGAAAAGTTCAAAAAACTCGTAGAGGAGAAGAATGTAGACTGCTATATCGTTAATACAGGAGATTTCATGGGCAAAAAGGTACAGCCAAAGGATACGCTTGGAATTCTCGAAGCAATCGTAGAGAAAAAAGCAGATTTCCATAAGTGGGGTCCATTCTCAGATATCGAGATATTGGATTGGGAAGGATTCATTCCGGACATGAACGATCCTGAATATGTTACGCAGCTGAAGGCCCGCATGAATGACCGTGTAAACGAGATCAAGGCATTTGAGACGGCAAAAGAAGGCTATGATAAACTTCCTGACGATGCGCTTGCAGCTATCCAGAAGGTTGTTGATGAATTAAACTAA
- the thrC gene encoding threonine synthase, which yields MNLHYKSTRNSDRKVTASEAILKGLAPDGGLFVPEEIPKLDISLDELKDMTYQQTAYEVMKLFLTDFTEEELKDCINKAYDSKFDTEEIAPLVKIKDTYYLELFHGATIAFKDMALSILPHLMTTSARKNQADKEIVILAATSGDTGKAAMAGFADVEGTRIIVFYPKNGVSKVQELQMVTQKGKNVDVVAIHGNFDNAQSGVKAMFEDVELAKELAGKGYQFSSANSINIGRLVPQIVYYVYAYAKLLANEEVQDGEKINVVVPTGNFGNILAAYYAKNMGIPIDKLICASNENKVLFDFFESGTYDKNREFVLTTSPSMDILISSNLERLIYLVAGQDSEKTKALMEELKADGSYTITEDMKERLADFAAGYADEKETAANIKAVYEETGYVMDTHTSVASYVCRSYREESKDDKKCVIASTASPYKFVKSVMTAIDDKYEGADEFSLLNELQEISRVDMPQAIQEILDAKVLHTLECDVDMMKDTVKGILKI from the coding sequence ATGAATCTACATTACAAAAGTACTAGAAATTCAGATAGAAAGGTGACGGCTTCTGAAGCAATTCTTAAGGGACTTGCGCCGGACGGAGGACTGTTCGTTCCGGAAGAAATACCAAAACTGGATATTTCTTTGGATGAGCTTAAGGATATGACCTATCAGCAGACCGCTTATGAGGTCATGAAACTATTCCTGACGGACTTTACAGAAGAAGAGTTGAAAGACTGTATCAATAAGGCGTATGACAGCAAGTTCGATACGGAAGAGATTGCGCCCTTAGTAAAGATTAAAGATACCTACTATCTGGAATTGTTCCATGGGGCGACCATCGCCTTTAAGGATATGGCCCTGTCTATTCTGCCGCATCTTATGACCACATCGGCCAGGAAGAATCAGGCTGACAAGGAGATCGTAATTCTCGCGGCAACTTCAGGAGATACCGGAAAGGCTGCGATGGCGGGGTTTGCGGATGTGGAAGGGACAAGGATTATCGTATTCTATCCAAAGAACGGCGTCAGCAAAGTGCAGGAACTGCAGATGGTCACTCAAAAAGGAAAGAATGTAGATGTAGTCGCGATTCACGGTAATTTTGACAATGCGCAGAGCGGCGTCAAGGCCATGTTTGAAGACGTGGAGCTGGCAAAGGAATTGGCTGGCAAGGGATATCAGTTCTCCTCCGCTAATTCCATCAATATCGGACGGCTGGTTCCCCAGATCGTCTATTATGTCTATGCCTATGCCAAGCTTCTTGCCAACGAAGAGGTACAGGACGGCGAAAAGATCAATGTGGTAGTGCCTACCGGTAATTTTGGAAATATTCTGGCAGCATATTATGCAAAGAATATGGGGATTCCGATAGACAAGCTGATCTGTGCCTCCAATGAAAATAAGGTGCTCTTTGATTTCTTTGAGTCTGGAACCTATGATAAGAATCGGGAATTCGTGCTGACCACATCTCCATCCATGGACATCCTGATCTCCAGTAATCTGGAGCGATTGATATATCTGGTGGCTGGCCAGGATTCGGAAAAGACGAAGGCGTTGATGGAAGAACTGAAAGCAGATGGAAGTTATACGATCACAGAGGATATGAAGGAACGTCTTGCGGATTTTGCAGCGGGATACGCGGATGAAAAAGAGACAGCCGCGAACATCAAGGCGGTCTATGAGGAGACGGGCTATGTCATGGATACCCATACGTCTGTGGCATCCTATGTATGCCGCAGTTACAGGGAAGAAAGCAAGGATGATAAGAAGTGCGTGATTGCCTCCACTGCCAGCCCGTATAAGTTCGTAAAAAGCGTGATGACAGCCATCGATGATAAATACGAGGGGGCCGATGAATTCAGCCTGCTCAATGAACTTCAGGAGATCTCCCGCGTAGATATGCCGCAGGCGATTCAGGAGATACTGGATGCAAAGGTGCTTCATACGCTGGAATGTGATGTGGACATGATGAAGGATACGGTGAAAGGCATACTGAAGATATAG
- a CDS encoding Na+/H+ antiporter NhaC family protein translates to MGNERGNGAALLPIGVFLVIFLGSGIITGDFYAMPAIVAFLIALLVAFIQNRGLSFQEKISIISRGVGDENIITMSLIFLSAGAFSGAVTAAGGVESTVNLGLSILPAKVAVVGLFVIGCFISVSMGTSMGTIAALAPIAVGISEKTGFSLAICIGAVVCGAMFGDNLSMISDTTIAAVKTQGCEMKDKFKENFFIVLPAAIITIIIFLVITRNANFKLTEELTYNIFRVLPYILVLVGALIGINVFVVLIGGTVISLIVGVATGSLAVGEMFSSVGEGVTGMYDITVISIVVACIVSLVKEFGGIQFILNLIKKSIKGQRGGEVGIAGLSLLVDMCTANNTVAIVMAGPIAKEISDEFEISPRRSASLLDIFTSVGQGLIPYGAQLLSAASLTGLTPFNIMPYLFYPILMAISAVLFILFRKAN, encoded by the coding sequence ATGGGAAATGAGAGAGGAAATGGGGCAGCACTCCTGCCCATAGGGGTATTTCTTGTAATATTCCTTGGTTCAGGCATTATCACGGGGGATTTTTATGCAATGCCTGCGATCGTAGCCTTTTTGATTGCGCTTCTGGTGGCATTTATCCAAAACAGAGGCCTAAGTTTTCAGGAAAAGATCAGCATTATATCAAGAGGCGTGGGAGATGAGAACATTATTACCATGAGTCTGATCTTCCTTAGCGCTGGAGCCTTTTCCGGCGCGGTCACGGCTGCAGGAGGCGTGGAAAGTACGGTTAATCTGGGCCTTTCCATACTTCCGGCGAAAGTGGCGGTAGTGGGATTGTTTGTGATTGGCTGCTTCATCTCCGTATCAATGGGGACAAGCATGGGGACGATCGCGGCATTGGCCCCAATCGCGGTAGGAATCAGCGAGAAGACAGGGTTCTCCCTAGCTATCTGTATCGGAGCGGTTGTATGCGGGGCAATGTTCGGCGATAACCTGTCTATGATATCGGATACGACGATTGCCGCGGTAAAGACGCAGGGATGCGAGATGAAGGATAAGTTTAAGGAGAACTTCTTTATCGTGCTTCCGGCAGCTATTATCACGATCATCATATTCCTGGTGATTACCAGGAATGCGAATTTTAAACTGACAGAAGAACTGACGTACAATATATTCCGTGTGCTGCCATATATTCTGGTACTGGTTGGCGCGCTGATTGGAATCAATGTATTCGTGGTGCTCATCGGAGGAACGGTGATATCCTTGATCGTGGGAGTCGCGACAGGCAGCCTGGCGGTCGGGGAGATGTTCTCTTCTGTGGGCGAGGGAGTTACGGGGATGTATGATATCACCGTCATCTCGATCGTGGTGGCATGCATTGTGTCGCTGGTTAAGGAATTTGGAGGAATACAGTTTATACTGAATCTCATCAAGAAGAGCATCAAAGGGCAGCGCGGCGGCGAGGTCGGCATTGCGGGATTGTCGCTTCTGGTTGATATGTGTACGGCCAATAATACGGTTGCGATCGTAATGGCAGGACCTATCGCAAAGGAAATCAGCGATGAGTTTGAAATATCTCCAAGAAGATCAGCGTCTTTGCTGGATATTTTTACTTCCGTGGGGCAGGGGCTGATCCCATATGGCGCCCAGCTGCTGTCGGCAGCCAGTCTTACAGGGCTGACGCCGTTTAATATCATGCCATATCTGTTCTATCCGATATTGATGGCGATCAGCGCTGTACTTTTTATTCTGTTCAGGAAAGCAAATTAA
- a CDS encoding 3-isopropylmalate dehydratase small subunit → MKASGKVFKYGDNVDTDVIIPARYLNSFDGKELATHAMVDIDPEFAGKVQPGDMIVARKNFGCGSSREHAPLCLKEAGVSCVIAETFARIFFRNAINIGLPIIECPEAAAGIEAGDEVEVDFDSGIIYNKTKDAQYKGQPFPEFMQKLIAAGGLVNYTNSKKKG, encoded by the coding sequence ATGAAAGCATCAGGAAAAGTATTTAAATATGGAGACAATGTAGACACTGACGTGATTATTCCAGCCAGATATCTGAATTCTTTTGACGGAAAAGAACTTGCCACCCATGCTATGGTTGATATTGATCCGGAGTTTGCCGGGAAGGTACAGCCAGGAGACATGATCGTGGCGAGAAAGAACTTTGGCTGCGGCTCATCCAGAGAACATGCGCCCCTCTGCCTAAAAGAGGCAGGGGTTAGCTGCGTGATCGCCGAGACATTCGCGCGCATCTTTTTCAGGAATGCCATTAATATAGGCTTGCCGATCATCGAGTGCCCGGAGGCGGCAGCAGGGATTGAAGCCGGCGACGAAGTGGAAGTGGATTTTGACAGCGGAATCATCTATAACAAGACTAAGGACGCGCAGTATAAAGGACAGCCATTTCCGGAATTCATGCAGAAGCTGATTGCGGCCGGCGGCCTGGTGAATTACACCAACAGTAAGAAAAAAGGATAG
- the leuC gene encoding 3-isopropylmalate dehydratase large subunit, whose amino-acid sequence MGMTMTQKILAAHAGLDSVEAGQLIEAKLDVVMANDITGPMAVPVFRQMADKVFDKDKVVLVPDHFTPNKDIKSAENSKSIREFAKEQGLTHYYEVGQMGIEHAILPEKGITVAGECIIGADSHTCTYGALGAFSTGVGTTDIATGMATGELWFKVPSAIKFVLTGKPGPYVSGKDIIIHIIGRIGVDGALYKSMEFVGDGIANLTMDDRFTMANMAIEAGAKNGIFLVDEKAEEYMKEHSDKEYKIYKADADADYDAVVEVDLAKVRPTVAFPHLPGNAKTIDEIEAMEPIKIDQVVIGSCTNGRMEDMRRAAAVLKGQKVHPDVRVMVIPATQKIYKQCIKEGLVDIFIDAGCAFNTPSCGPCMGGHMGVLAAGEKCVSTTNRNFVGRMGHVDSLIYLASPEVAAASAIAGCIANPEKVGDR is encoded by the coding sequence ATGGGAATGACAATGACACAGAAGATCCTTGCAGCCCATGCAGGACTTGACAGCGTTGAAGCCGGACAGTTGATCGAGGCGAAGCTGGATGTGGTTATGGCAAACGATATTACAGGACCTATGGCGGTCCCTGTATTCAGGCAGATGGCAGATAAAGTGTTCGACAAGGATAAGGTGGTTCTGGTACCAGATCATTTTACGCCGAACAAGGACATCAAATCCGCCGAGAACTCCAAATCCATCCGCGAGTTCGCGAAAGAACAGGGTCTGACGCATTATTATGAAGTGGGACAGATGGGAATCGAACATGCGATCCTGCCGGAAAAAGGAATTACAGTGGCAGGAGAATGTATTATAGGCGCAGACTCCCACACTTGTACATATGGAGCATTGGGAGCATTTTCTACCGGAGTCGGAACGACGGATATCGCGACAGGAATGGCTACCGGGGAACTGTGGTTCAAGGTGCCAAGCGCGATCAAGTTCGTGCTTACAGGCAAGCCTGGGCCCTATGTAAGCGGCAAGGATATCATCATCCATATTATAGGAAGGATTGGCGTGGACGGCGCACTGTACAAATCAATGGAATTTGTAGGAGACGGCATTGCAAATCTTACCATGGATGATCGATTTACCATGGCAAATATGGCGATTGAGGCAGGCGCAAAGAATGGAATCTTCCTGGTTGATGAAAAGGCCGAGGAATATATGAAGGAACATTCCGATAAGGAATACAAGATCTACAAGGCAGATGCAGATGCCGACTATGACGCGGTGGTGGAAGTAGATCTGGCGAAGGTCCGTCCTACGGTAGCATTCCCGCATCTTCCGGGCAATGCAAAGACGATTGATGAAATAGAGGCAATGGAGCCGATTAAGATTGACCAGGTAGTCATCGGCTCTTGTACCAACGGAAGAATGGAAGATATGAGAAGAGCGGCGGCAGTGCTGAAAGGGCAGAAGGTACATCCGGATGTTCGTGTCATGGTCATTCCTGCGACTCAGAAGATCTATAAGCAGTGTATCAAAGAAGGGCTGGTAGACATCTTTATTGATGCAGGATGCGCGTTCAATACGCCAAGCTGCGGACCTTGCATGGGCGGGCATATGGGCGTCCTGGCAGCAGGAGAGAAGTGCGTCTCTACAACGAACAGGAACTTTGTTGGAAGAATGGGGCATGTAGATTCCCTGATCTATCTTGCATCCCCCGAAGTAGCAGCGGCCAGTGCGATCGCGGGATGTATTGCGAATCCAGAGAAAGTAGGTGACAGATAA
- a CDS encoding thioester domain-containing protein has protein sequence MKGKRSSKVLLLGALLLCLILGIAGKSSKMTVCAGEASLVQGEAVQYMGYSTHYYYVNGNLAYCLEPDMASPGNGNYPSEEIDPAQLLGKAMYYVYGGPGYDAYMKPSLNGGWDQPDRAYCLSHCILSYIYDGCNPQSAGFIGLNEDIRNAVIQFTDAIKGWPQIPSTDISLSDTELTAYFSKEEGWQRTSSVTCNGDGTNSLVFSLPEGITLVNESRNVRETIRAAVHGGERFYLAADVTYDNGKTWSSGQVKGTLDQAWRTLVIKTGSGSQDVGAGHLATVEAGTVQMNVRWIPRPEIVVDKKADKAKKKYQVGDIITYSIDVTQQVKDAVAKNVVITDTILTEGVKLQKHSITLLDGDHSVISDAVIAVSGNSYTIHAGEFLQGIESGERYIVEYQVAITDEALIGKEIENEVVVRSDNTEEKKDKEIVVVDKPEEEKPEVPKKEPEIEPKEQPQMTEASIVKTPSVKTGDKENLSVLILLLILSCAAIFICVRISCKTK, from the coding sequence ATGAAAGGAAAAAGAAGTAGCAAAGTCCTGCTTTTGGGGGCCTTATTGTTGTGCCTGATACTTGGAATCGCAGGAAAAAGCAGCAAGATGACAGTATGCGCAGGCGAGGCATCGCTTGTGCAAGGGGAAGCAGTACAATATATGGGATACTCCACCCATTATTACTATGTAAACGGCAATCTGGCATATTGTCTCGAGCCGGATATGGCATCGCCGGGGAATGGGAATTATCCGTCTGAAGAGATAGACCCGGCGCAATTGCTGGGAAAGGCTATGTATTATGTCTATGGGGGACCGGGTTACGACGCTTATATGAAGCCGTCGCTGAATGGAGGCTGGGATCAGCCGGACCGGGCATATTGCCTGTCTCATTGCATACTGTCCTACATTTACGACGGATGCAATCCGCAAAGCGCAGGATTTATTGGACTAAATGAAGATATCCGTAACGCAGTCATTCAATTTACGGATGCAATCAAAGGATGGCCCCAGATTCCCAGCACGGACATCTCTCTGTCGGATACGGAACTGACGGCGTATTTCAGCAAAGAAGAAGGCTGGCAGAGGACATCATCTGTCACCTGCAATGGAGATGGAACGAATTCGCTGGTCTTTTCCCTGCCCGAAGGAATAACACTGGTAAATGAGTCCAGGAATGTCAGGGAAACCATCCGTGCGGCTGTCCATGGAGGAGAACGTTTCTATCTTGCTGCAGATGTAACATATGACAATGGAAAGACTTGGTCAAGCGGTCAGGTGAAAGGAACCCTTGACCAGGCTTGGCGTACTCTGGTGATAAAGACAGGCAGCGGAAGCCAGGATGTAGGCGCGGGCCATCTGGCAACTGTGGAGGCAGGGACGGTGCAGATGAACGTAAGATGGATTCCGCGTCCGGAAATCGTGGTAGATAAGAAAGCAGACAAGGCTAAGAAGAAGTATCAAGTGGGGGATATTATCACGTATTCGATAGATGTCACCCAGCAGGTGAAGGACGCGGTGGCCAAAAATGTAGTCATAACCGACACCATACTGACAGAAGGAGTCAAGCTCCAGAAGCATTCTATTACGCTGCTTGATGGGGATCACAGCGTCATATCTGACGCAGTCATTGCCGTTTCGGGTAATTCCTATACCATACACGCTGGAGAATTCCTGCAAGGGATAGAATCCGGAGAAAGATATATTGTAGAATACCAGGTAGCCATTACGGATGAAGCGTTGATAGGGAAAGAAATTGAGAATGAAGTGGTGGTGCGCTCGGATAACACGGAAGAAAAGAAAGACAAGGAAATCGTGGTCGTTGACAAGCCAGAAGAGGAAAAGCCGGAAGTTCCCAAAAAGGAGCCGGAAATAGAACCGAAAGAACAGCCCCAAATGACGGAAGCCTCTATCGTAAAAACCCCATCCGTCAAGACGGGAGATAAGGAAAACCTAAGCGTTCTTATCCTCTTGCTGATTCTTTCTTGCGCCGCCATATTTATCTGTGTTAGAATATCCTGTAAGACTAAGTGA